Genomic DNA from Lutibacter sp. A80:
TTTGGTAACTTTCATATCTTTTATAAGGTTGTTATACTTATAAAATCTATGATAGGAGTTTGTGGTTCTACAACTATATTTTTTTCTAAGTGTTAACATATTATGTTCTCTAAGTACATTAAACAAAGTATCTCTGCCTACTTTTAAGTGTTGCTTTTCAAAATCCTCATTTAAAGATTTCATTAATTTACGCACACCTTCTCTAGGTAAGGATTTGCGTCTTTTTTTAACGATATGTATAATTTGTTGTTCTATTTCTTTTCTCTTATCAGCCCTACTTTTGTATTTGTAATAAGCATCTCGTTTTAAATTAAAACTATTGCACACCATAGAAATCGAAGCAAATCCTTTAGCCTTTATAACTGCAATAATTAAGGCTTGATACTTAGTTTTTTTTTAAGTTCCAAAACACTTTTATATCCCAGTTTTTGAGCAGCTACTTCCAAATAGGCATCTTCAATAAGACCATCCATATCTTTTTTAAGAAGTAACTTTTTAAGTTGAGTAATTTCTTTTTGAAGTGCTTTTATTCTTGATATTTCATCGTTTGTCTCTACCATAACTCTTGTGTTCATAAGGTCTTTACGATCATACTTTTTTATCCATTCATTAATTGTTGAACAAGCAATACCATATAGTTTTCCTAATTGATACTTATTATACTTTCCAGTGCTAAGTTCGGCTAAAATTTTTAATTTAAAAGGTTCGCTGTAACGTCTGGTTACTCTGTCGTTTTTATACATAATGTTTAAAATTATGTAGCCTTTATTCAGGACGAGTCATAATTAATGGCAACGGTTTTGTGTATGATTAGTTGCGTTGTCTAAGCAACTAATTTAGTAAACAAAAACGAACCAGAAGAAATTCCGAAGGAATTTCCAAATAGGCACTTACCAAAGCAATTAATTATACACGTTGTTGTAAGCAGTTTTTATTTACTCAAAGTCTCAATTATTCCTCCTGCTAGTGCTAAAATCGAAGCGCCTAACATTATGTAACTCCAAAGTCTATTTGAAATATAGAAAAAATGGTTATTCATTTCAATCCTTTGTTTTTCTCCATCAACTTCTATATAATCATAGCTTGTTAAATATGTCCAAATGAAAGAGATTAATAAACCAATTCCTAAAACAATTTGAAAATCATATTCGCTTGAAAAAAATCCACCAATATATTCTTTCAACAAACCGTTTAGGATTATTATTCCTAAAACTGAAACAAAAAGATATACAGGAATTAAAATCCCGCGATTTTTATATATGAAAATCATTTTTTAATAGTCTTTATCATATTAATTTTAGAATCCGATTCGAGAAAGTTCACTAATTTCAATTCCAAGCTTTTTCAACCATTCAATTCCAAAATCTGATGGATTTTCGTAAATCGTTTTTTGATATTGCACCAAATCAAATTCTAACTTGTTTTTCTTCTTTTGTTCGAGTTCTAATTTAGTTTTCTTGATATGCTCTATTTCACTTTTGTTAAATTTAGGAAACTCTAGAATTTCATTCTGATTATTTTTTAGAGATTCTATTTTGTTTTCAAGTGTTTTAATCTGTTCTTTTGAATATCTAACACCAATTTCTTGATTCAGCACGCATTTCCATTCGTTATCTTTTAAAATAAGATTAAAGAGTGATTTATCATTTTGGTCAATTAGAAATTTTACTCCGTTATTCTTTTCATAAATGCTAGCTGCCCTAATCCAAATATAAATTCTATCTAATTCCCAATCTTTCATTAATGCACTCTTAAATTGCTTACAACGGTTGGTATAAGAAACGTAGCGTATAAATATACGATAAATTTCGTTAAAGCACCGAGCCAAATTTTTACATTTTGTTTTTAATTTTTCTATTCTAAAAGCCAAATTTAAAAATTTGGCGGACCTTGCAAATAGGGGAGAACCTTTGAGTTTAGCACTTATCTAGCTATGTTTTTTATACGTTGTTGTGGGTAGTGATTATTCAATTCTCACACACCCTTTTTTATCTCTTGGTCTTTTACTTTTAAGTAAGTAACAATGACTATTATCTGGAGGAATAGCAATATAGTTTGAGCCATTATCATTTAATAATTTTTCTTCCTTAATAAGTTTTAGTTTCCAATTAGGAAAGCTATCATCTGGTACGAAATTAATTGCTAACTCTTTTAAATTATTTTCCTTAAGCTTTAGAATTAAATTTTTAAAATATTCTTTAAATTCAGAATGTATTAAGTATTCTATTTCTCGATATTTATCTATTAACCTTCTTTTGTCGCTATTTACAACATTCCAAAAAGACCACCAATAATGATAGAACTCATATTTTCCGTTTACGGAAATTGTTAATAGAGCTCTTCTTAAATCATTTGTTAAACACAAGTCGGAACTTAAATATTTCACAAATACAGTTTTAATTTCTTCAAATAATTTTACATCAATTGTTTCAGATTGTTTGTCAATATTCAAACAGTAAAAAATGAAATCAATTCGACCTCTAAGTAAATCTGTATCTTCTAATTCAAATATAATTTTCTTTGAATCAGGATTATTGATTATGGTTTTTGCTTTAAATCTTTCTTCTTCAACTTGTTCTTTTGCAAAAGTTGATTTTAAGTTGGTTGCTTTTGATAAGTAGTCATAAATATCTCCAGAACCAATAGATAATTCAGATATAAGATAAATAACACCATCAAATGTTGCAGGACTTCTTACTATATCTGGTCTTTTACCACTTTTTTCAATATCTCCTCTCGAAATAATATTTCTAATTACTCTCATCCATTCAAGATATTTTTGAGGATTCACATTGGTGTTTTTTCTAAAGTACTCTAATTGAGCAAAAAGGAGTACTTTTTGTGTGTATGATGCATCTGAGTCTAATGTTATGACTTTTAATAAACTCTCTTTTGGAGTATGTCTGAAAAGAGGAAAGTTAAATTCTATAGAGTTGATTTTTTCATAGTTATCATTAATTAGATTTAGAGAGTCTACTAAATAGTTAAAATCTTCTAATCTAAATTGTTTTGGAGTTATATTATTAGAGTCATCTTGTAATTTAGAGATAATCCTTAATCTTTCTTCTGTTTTTTTATTTCGTTCAACAGATTGTTGAATCATTAAAATTGTAGAAATAAAATTCACAAAAGAATTGTCAACTGTGTCTTCTTTTCTGAAGTATTCCCAAAACAAATCTGTCCAAGTAGTGTCAATTTTAAATGCAAAAGTTTTTGTGAAATCAGAATCATCTTCCCATTTTTCGTCACGTATTAATTTCTCAAAACCAGCTTTGAAATTTTCAAAAGTAGAGAGTAACTTACCTCTAGCATTCATTTTTATATAAAGGTCATCTGTTAATCCAATATTTTCTAATTCTACGTGATAAAATCGTATTAAATTAAATTCTTTCGAAGTTAGTTTGTGCCAAAGATTAGGAGTTTTATAAAATAAAGTGTGAATATGATCAATGGTTCTAAGCATTGCATCTATTGTTGGGTCATTTTTCCAAGATAAATAAAACCAAGGTGAGTCAATAATTGTGTTACTTGGTAAGGTGTCTTCTTCTAAGAGGATTTTATTTTTTATAAGTGAATTACAAAAATCTCTTGAAGATATTCTTGTTTCATATGTAAACTTAATTAAAGTTTTTTCTTCCTCTTCTAGCTTAGTATCCTTTAATGCAGCGTACCAATGTAATAAAAAAAGTGTTGTAAGTCTTTGTTGTCCATCTAAGGGTTGAAATGCATCTTCTGTATTACTCCCGTAAACAAAATCTAGCATTATTTTTTCTTCCTTACTTATACTTTCATACAATGCGTTTAAGAAATTATGCCTGATTTTCTTTTTATCCTTTCTGCCTTGAGCGTAATCACGTTGAATAATTGGAATTTCGATTTTGCTGGAATGAAGAAGTTCATAAAAACTATATATTTTCCCTTTATATTTTTCGTTTTGCATAGGTTTTAGGCTAGATATGAGTTTAATACATTGTGTAAATCGTTTTCATAGTTTTCTCGGTCTTCTTGTGACCAAAATGAAATTTTAGGAGGATATTCACTAAAATATTTGAGGAATACATTTTTTGTGCAAATAGGAATAAATATACCTTGTTTATCACGGTTAATTATTGTTTTTCTTTTAAAAGGAAATACAGCATTTTTATAACTTCTGTTTGTTGCTGAATCTAACAATGTAAGATTAGATAAATCATTAATGTCATCATCTTCTCTTAATTCTGCATTGAAATAAGAGACAATTTCTTCAAAGAGTAACTTAAACCCACTTTCATCTTCCTCTTTCCAAGCATTGATTTTTTTTCGTAGTTTTTTTTCTTCTTTAGTTTCATTTCCGATAAAAACTATTGCATCATCTATCCATTGTTTCTTGTTTTTTTCAGGTAATTTATCCTTGACGGAAGTGATGTGTTCAATGTCCCATTTTTCATTTTTGTATAAATCAAAAGGGAAATAGGAATTATCTTTTGAACTAGCTAACATCGTTAGAATATTGTACAATAAAAGAACTTTTCTTACGTCCTTCCCATCAGAGTATTGTAGTTCATTTATATCTATGTTCTTTAATTCATTTTTTATAAGACTATCTAAATGTTTTTTAAATTCAGATTTACTTATATTATCAGATTTTATATAAAGTTCCTTTATATTGGTAGATTCTGTACTTATTAAAAATCCAATTTTATGATAGAGTTCTCTTTCGTAAAACCATTCACTAAATCGCTGAAAATATCGTTTGACTTCATTCCAGTTATCTGTAAGTTCTTCGTTACTACCTTTGGAAAATTTCTTACTAAAAAACCTGAAAGTGTCATAGTTGTCATTAGGGTCTGGTTCTTCATTTATAAGATTAAAAATAAATTCAATTCTATTAGTTGAAATAGAGTTTTGATTTAAAAAGAACCAGAATTTATCATTTTGAAGTGAATTTTCTATATTATCCCATTCAGTAGCTATTTCTAGTTGTCGTAATCTTAATTTAGATTCTTGATTTTGAAAATTTGAACTATTTAAAAAAAGAGCTTTAATTAGTTCTGAATTTGTTAAAGGTATTTTTCCAATGTTTATTCTTGTAAATATTGAAATTGAATCAGTTTCATTGCTTAAATACCAAATAACCTTAGAATTGAATTTAAACTTTGAACGAAAATCACCTGTATCAAAGTTGTGTCCTTTTTCTTCAAACCAGTTATTAATTGCTTTATAAGCATTTGAGATATAGAAAAAATCAACATTTGATTTACTGTCAATACCTTCTTCTAGTTGGCTTAGGAATTTTTTTGAATCACTTCTTGTTTGATAATCAAGTTGAAATAGTTTGTCTCTTTTCTTTTCAACAAAGTCCTGATTTAAGTAATATAATATTAAATAAATTGTAGTTAATCTTTGTTGTCCATCTATTACCTCAAATTTATTATTATCGATTTCCTTAATTACTATTGGTTGTAAACAGTACCAAGTTTTTTCGTCAGTGGAATCATTTACTAATCTAGGAGTGAAATTAGAAATGTCATTTA
This window encodes:
- a CDS encoding DDE-type integrase/transposase/recombinase → MVCNSFNLKRDAYYKYKSRADKRKEIEQQIIHIVKKRRKSLPREGVRKLMKSLNEDFEKQHLKVGRDTLFNVLREHNMLTLRKKYSCRTTNSYHRFYKYNNLIKDMKVTKPNQVWVSDISYIRTLKGFCYLALITDMYSRKIVGYDLSDSLELKGCVRALNKALYKKTNIKNLTHHSDRGIQYCSNVYTNILKRKK
- a CDS encoding transposase, with protein sequence MYKNDRVTRRYSEPFKLKILAELSTGKYNKYQLGKLYGIACSTINEWIKKYDRKDLMNTRVMVETNDEISRIKALQKEITQLKKLLLKKDMDGLIEDAYLEVAAQKLGYKSVLELKKKLSIKP
- a CDS encoding DUF262 domain-containing protein; protein product: MQNEKYKGKIYSFYELLHSSKIEIPIIQRDYAQGRKDKKKIRHNFLNALYESISKEEKIMLDFVYGSNTEDAFQPLDGQQRLTTLFLLHWYAALKDTKLEEEEKTLIKFTYETRISSRDFCNSLIKNKILLEEDTLPSNTIIDSPWFYLSWKNDPTIDAMLRTIDHIHTLFYKTPNLWHKLTSKEFNLIRFYHVELENIGLTDDLYIKMNARGKLLSTFENFKAGFEKLIRDEKWEDDSDFTKTFAFKIDTTWTDLFWEYFRKEDTVDNSFVNFISTILMIQQSVERNKKTEERLRIISKLQDDSNNITPKQFRLEDFNYLVDSLNLINDNYEKINSIEFNFPLFRHTPKESLLKVITLDSDASYTQKVLLFAQLEYFRKNTNVNPQKYLEWMRVIRNIISRGDIEKSGKRPDIVRSPATFDGVIYLISELSIGSGDIYDYLSKATNLKSTFAKEQVEEERFKAKTIINNPDSKKIIFELEDTDLLRGRIDFIFYCLNIDKQSETIDVKLFEEIKTVFVKYLSSDLCLTNDLRRALLTISVNGKYEFYHYWWSFWNVVNSDKRRLIDKYREIEYLIHSEFKEYFKNLILKLKENNLKELAINFVPDDSFPNWKLKLIKEEKLLNDNGSNYIAIPPDNSHCYLLKSKRPRDKKGCVRIE
- a CDS encoding DUF262 domain-containing protein is translated as MENILELKTISELQEYDFYIPSYQRGYRWSSKEVIELLNDISNFTPRLVNDSTDEKTWYCLQPIVIKEIDNNKFEVIDGQQRLTTIYLILYYLNQDFVEKKRDKLFQLDYQTRSDSKKFLSQLEEGIDSKSNVDFFYISNAYKAINNWFEEKGHNFDTGDFRSKFKFNSKVIWYLSNETDSISIFTRINIGKIPLTNSELIKALFLNSSNFQNQESKLRLRQLEIATEWDNIENSLQNDKFWFFLNQNSISTNRIEFIFNLINEEPDPNDNYDTFRFFSKKFSKGSNEELTDNWNEVKRYFQRFSEWFYERELYHKIGFLISTESTNIKELYIKSDNISKSEFKKHLDSLIKNELKNIDINELQYSDGKDVRKVLLLYNILTMLASSKDNSYFPFDLYKNEKWDIEHITSVKDKLPEKNKKQWIDDAIVFIGNETKEEKKLRKKINAWKEEDESGFKLLFEEIVSYFNAELREDDDINDLSNLTLLDSATNRSYKNAVFPFKRKTIINRDKQGIFIPICTKNVFLKYFSEYPPKISFWSQEDRENYENDLHNVLNSYLA